Part of the Flavobacterium sp. MDT1-60 genome, GGATAAAATTAAAACTAAAGTCATCCGTCTTAAAATAATCATTTCCCAATCAATAACAGAAACATACATCGAATCTTCCGTCAATAATTTATAATCCTGATTTTCAAAAGTTCCGTTTGTTGTTCCAACATAATTGCGAACCAAAAAGGCATGATTTAAAGAAGCTAAATTGCCGTATAATTTGTTTTGAATAAAGGGTTTTTCAGAAAAAATAGTATCTGCTTTTTTTGCGTTTTTATACAGTATATATTTGTTCAGCACGATTGCAAAATCAATTTTCAGATTGGGTAAGTCTCTTTCAAATTTCCGTTTGATTTTCTGCGTTAATGCATCGCTAAATTCACTTTCAAGAATGGCTTTTTTAATGTCAATTTTATTCGTTTTTCCCTGAAGATAATTCTCTGATAATTGTTTGTATAGTGCTTCTTTTTTAGAGACAATAACGGAATCTATATCACTGTAATTATTTGAAATCTGAGCAATTTCATTTTTGATTTCAGTATGAAACTGCGCCACTTTAAAATCATAAGTGGTTTTTACCAAATAGCATTGCACAGTCGATAAAACGATCAGCGCGACAATCGAAAATGCTATTAATAAATTGATTCTTTGTTTCATTAGTTTTTTATGGCTCGCGGATGACGCGGATTTACACGGATTTATTTTATTTTTCACGCAGATTTAAAATGATTTTAGCAGATTAAAATTGATCTTTTTAAATCTGCTTCAATCTGCGGAATCTGCGTGAGATTACTGAACGCTGATCAGTAAAATCTGTGGGCAAATTTTCTCAATTCAAAATTAATGCTTTTACGGTATAAAAAGCACGTTAACTCCGCATTAACCTTCAATTAACCTTCGCAACCTTTTTTTAGAAGCACTTTTGTATTCAATCTAAACCAAAATCTTTTTAAATGAATGTTTATTTGCCGCTAAAACTTTTTATAATCCTATTGTTGTTTTGTTTTTCTCTTTTTGGAAATGCCCAAAATAAAACACCAAAAGATAGTATTTCGAATAACCTAAACGAAGTTGTTATTACTCAAAATAAAAAATCATTTTCGAATCAAAATGGGAATATAAAATTGGATGTTTCTAATTCAATTTACAATGCGATCCCGAATACTTTAGATCTATTAGCCAAAATGCCAACGGTTCAAATTAGTGCTGATCGGGAAAGTATTTCGGTTATCGGAAAAGGAAACCCGCTAATTTATATTGACAATCAAAAGGTCGGTATGAACGATTTAAATGCTTTGGCTGTCGCCGATATCAAAACGATCGAAATTATTCAGAATCCGTCTTCTAAGTATGAAGCAGAGGGTCGCGTTGTGATTTTGATTACAAGAAAGTTTAGTAAAAAAGACAGTTTTAGAACGAAGATTTCTGAGGTAGCTTCGTTTAAAAAAAACTATAACAATTATCTCGGATTCAACTCTAATTTCAAAAAAAATAAACTGGAGTTGAAAGCTAATTTTAACTACAATCGATTAAATCCTTGGGAAGGTCATAGTATCGATTATCAAATTCCAACAGCAGAAATTGCTTCTAAGTATGATGTGACGGCCGATACAAAAAGAAAACAATATGTTTTTGGCAGTGGGTTATTTTACAAAATAAATGAAGATGATTATTTTTCGATTAATATTAATGGTAAGTTACAATCTGATGCTTTTCCGATCAATACGATAACGGATAATAAGAATAAAGATACAGAAAATAAAGTTTTGACTTTTAGCGATAATGATAGTAAAAAGAATTTTGTAAACTCATTTTTAAATTATCAGAAAAAAATAAAACCGATTGATGCGCAGATCTTTACAGGCTTACAATATTCTAATTTCGATCAGAGATTGTTTACGGAAGTAAATAATAATTATAACGATACACAATTTGAATTGGCTCAAATCAGGGATCAGAAATTTCAAATAAATTATTTTTCAGGAAGAATTGATATTGAGAAAAAGCTCAAAAATGAAATGAAATTTGAAATAGGCGGACTGTATTCATCCGCAAATTCTAAATCTGATGTTGCTATTTTTTATACGGAAAACAATCAGAATCAATTAAGCAACTATGACTTTAAAGAGGAAAATTTATCAGGATATACTCAATTGTCCGGTAAAATTAAAAAAAGCCGGTTTCTCGCTTGGTTTTAGGGTTGAAAACTCAAGTATAATTGGAAAATTTAGAGATGATGCTTTACCATTATTGGATAAAAAGTACACAAATTTTTTTCCGAAAGCACAGTTTACATTTCCAATCGACAGTCTTAAAAGTATTTCTGTTAACTACGCTAAAAGTATTAGAAGGCCCAATTATTCATCTCTAAGTCAGGGAGCCACTTACATTAATCCTTATTTTTTATATGCAAGGAATATTAATTTGGGTCCAACAATTATTAACGAAATTTCGACCACTTTTCAATATCATGATAAATCGGTTAAATTGGGTTATACTTACGCCAAAGATCCTGTCCACAACAGTTTTTCGTTTGACGATCAAAAAAATATAATGACTTTTCAAGATATAAATTTTGATAAAAGTTCTGGATTTACAGCCGATTTTACATTGCCGTTCACGCATAAATTTTGGACAGCCTCTAATTCTTTGGTTTTTATTTTAGAAAAAATTGAAGATAAATCTGCGGCATTCCTGGCGTCAAAACCATATTGCTATTATAGCTCAAATAACGAATTTAAACTTCCAAAAGAGTATTCTTTTGTTTTGAATTTTTGGGGATTAACAAAGCAATATACTGGTGTTTTTGTGACAAACCCCAGATTTATAGTCGATATGGCGGTTTCAAAAACGTTTATTAAAAAATGGAATTGCACCTTAAGCTGTAATAACGTTTTTAAAAATAATATTGAAACAGAAAAATTTACTATTAATACTGTCAATTCTAAGGCAAGATATGTCGTCGATAATCATGAGATTTCTTTAACAATAAAATATTCTTTTGGAAAGGTAAAAGAGACAGAGTTTAAAGAGAAAAATAACGACGAAAATCAAGACAGAGTTAGATAAAACATAAAAAGGAAACTATCCTTCGTCTTCTTCGGTAACTTTTACAGATGAATCGTCCGGTAATTCTTCATCATCATCCGTAGAATTCAATTCGAAGAAACTGAAAAAAGAACCTCCATAATTTTTCTGAAAAGAAAAATTGCTTAAATGCTCCATTTTGGTATATTTTGAATGTTCGATAATCATCATGCCATCTTCATGCAATAAATCTCTTTCAAAAACAGTCAGCACTATTTTTTCAAAAGCAGCCTGATCTAATCCGTAAGGCGGATCGGCAAAAATAATGTCGTACGAGGTTTTGCAGTTTTCCAGAAATTTAAAAACATCACTTTTGGTTGCAGCGATATTAAAATCATATTCTGATGAAACTTGTTTGATGAATTTTACACAACCAAAATCACCGTCAACAGAGGTTATTGGTGCACTTCCGCGTGAAGCGAATTCAAAACTAATATTGCCAGTTCCTGAAAATAAGTCTAAAACTTTTAAGCTGTCAAAACTAAAATGATTGTTCAAAACATTAAATAATGCTTCTTTACTCATGTCAGTTGTAGGTCTTACAGGAAGGTTTTTTGGCGGAAAAATGCGGCGTCCTTTGTATTTTCCAGAAATGATTCTCATGATTGAAATAAGATATAATGTTTTTGATTTTGTGCGACAGAAAAATTGTTTTTTTCTTGTAATGTGCTTACATCTAAGAAGGAAACATTACGAATGTATTTATACGCGATGGCATAAAAAGGGTCATTTTTTTCTATAGTACCTAACAATTCGAGTGGAAAAACCTCTGGATTTAAATTCGATTGTTCGGCCGTAAAAAGGATATAATAGATGAAATCTTCAGGCGTCTGATATTCAAAAGAATTGAATAACAATAGTTTTTGATTTTGAACTACGATAATTTCAAAATGCTCCGGATTAAAATTAACGATCATTTTTTTGTCGTCATTATTTCTTGAAGCGTCAAGAATTTTTTCGACTAAAATGCTATTAACATGTTTGTAATCAAAAGATCCAACATTGTCAATCAGGAAATTATTGATGTTTACATACGGAATGTAAACTGCATTCATTTCATAATTTGAAATGGTGTCGAAAGTAAAAAAATCAGTTTCAAATACCTTTGTATTGTATTGTAAATAGCTGCCCAAATAATTTTCATCAAAAAGCGCAGTTGGAACAAAAGTCGAAAGATTGTTATTATGAATTACCATAATTTCGTCATAAGTATCTTTTAGTTCCGGATATTTTTTAAAAGCATCACTAAATGATTCTTCAATTTTATTTGCCTTTTGAGTCGGATCAAAATGAATTTCATTAAACGAAGTAATGGTATTATTTAAGGTGTCAAAACAACAAAAAGAAAATCCGGTCAGGGAAACCTGAATAGAAAGCTTTTTATAATTTTTTGATGTAATATTAGTATTTTGAAATGCCATAATTTGATTTTCAATTCATTACCTGTTGTGGTATCAAGAAAGAATTTAATTCGAACACAAACTTACAAATTAAAAAGCAAGAATAATAATTGCAATTTCAAAAAACAATTTTAAATAGATTTTAAGGCAATGTTAAGCTTTTTTCCACCACATAAGTGGTAAAAAAATAAAATCCCAATTTTTTAAATTCCAACCTCAAATAAATCTTTTTTTGAAGCTCTTTGCTTTAATGAATCAGTTTAATGCGTCAGTTTGTTTTTTAATATTTGTATCGTTTTAAATACTTATGATTTAATTTTATTTTTTTGAAATTGTCATTATATTGGAATTTGGAGTTTAAAATTGGAATTTTATAAATTGATATTGCCATTTAAAAAACCGTACTTTGTATTTCAATTTTACCTTATGAATTCAGCACTGTTTTACGGCGTTTTACAAAGAAAATTTCCTTTTGCACCTACTTATAAACAAGATATTTTTTTTCAAAAAATCGCCATTTTTTTAACCGAACCTGCTAATGATACCATTTTTGTATTGAAAGGATATGCGGGAACCGGAAAAACAACGGTGATTTCGACTATTGTAAATAATCTGGGGGAAATTAATAAGAAGTTTGTTTTGCTTGCACCAACAGGTCGTGCGGCAAAAGTAATTGCCAATTACTCGAATACGCCTGCTTTTACAATTCATAAAAAAATATATTTCCCTAAAAAATCATCTGGCGGAGGCGTGGCTTTTACCAAACAGGTCAACAAACATAAAAACACGATTTTTATTGTCGATGAGGCGTCGATGATTTCTGATAGTAATTCGGATTCGAAGCTGTACGATAATGGATCCCTTTTGGACGATTTGATTCAGTATGTTTATTCGGGAACCAATTGCAAAATGATTCTTTTGGGAGATACCGCCCAGTTGCCTCCGGTGAATCTAGATATTAGCCCTGCGCTTGATATTCAAACTTTGGGCATTCACTACGATAAGGAAGTTGAACATATCGAACTCGACGAAGTAATGCGTCAGGAAGAAAATTCCGGAATTTTATACAATGCGACTGAATTACGGGAATTACTAAAAGAAAGCTTTATTACGGAGTTTAAATTCAACGTTAAAAAGTTTAAAGATATCGTTCGTTTAACGGATGGTTATGATATTCAGGATGCGATAAATACTGCTTACAGCAATTATAGTATAGAAGATACGGCATTTATTGTGCGTTCTAATAAAAGGGCGAATCAATATAACGAACAGATTAGAACCCGAATTTTATTTAAGGAAAGCGAACTTTCAGTTGGCGATTTTTTGATGGTAGTGAAGAATAATTATTTCTGGTTAAAAGAAACCGATGAAGCCGGATTTATTGCCAACGGAGATATTATTGAAGTGTTGGAGATGTTCGGAATCAAAGAACTGTACGGTTTTACTTTTGCGAAAGTAAAAATCAGAATGGTCGATTATCCGGATCAAAAACCTTTTGAAACAGTTTTACTTTTGGACACGATTAAAAGTGAATCTCCGTCCTTAACATATGAAGAATCAAATCGTTTGTATGAGGAGGTGATGAAAGATTATGAAGATGAAAGTACAAAATATAAGAAATTCCAGAAAGTAAAAGAAAACGAGTATTTCAACGGATTACAAGTGAAATTCTCCTACGCCATAACCTGTCATAAATCGCAG contains:
- a CDS encoding RsmD family RNA methyltransferase, translated to MRIISGKYKGRRIFPPKNLPVRPTTDMSKEALFNVLNNHFSFDSLKVLDLFSGTGNISFEFASRGSAPITSVDGDFGCVKFIKQVSSEYDFNIAATKSDVFKFLENCKTSYDIIFADPPYGLDQAAFEKIVLTVFERDLLHEDGMMIIEHSKYTKMEHLSNFSFQKNYGGSFFSFFELNSTDDDEELPDDSSVKVTEEDEG
- a CDS encoding outer membrane beta-barrel protein, with the protein product MNVYLPLKLFIILLLFCFSLFGNAQNKTPKDSISNNLNEVVITQNKKSFSNQNGNIKLDVSNSIYNAIPNTLDLLAKMPTVQISADRESISVIGKGNPLIYIDNQKVGMNDLNALAVADIKTIEIIQNPSSKYEAEGRVVILITRKFSKKDSFRTKISEVASFKKNYNNYLGFNSNFKKNKLELKANFNYNRLNPWEGHSIDYQIPTAEIASKYDVTADTKRKQYVFGSGLFYKINEDDYFSININGKLQSDAFPINTITDNKNKDTENKVLTFSDNDSKKNFVNSFLNYQKKIKPIDAQIFTGLQYSNFDQRLFTEVNNNYNDTQFELAQIRDQKFQINYFSGRIDIEKKLKNEMKFEIGGLYSSANSKSDVAIFYTENNQNQLSNYDFKEENLSGYTQLSGKIKKSRFLAWF
- a CDS encoding DUF3822 family protein; this encodes MAFQNTNITSKNYKKLSIQVSLTGFSFCCFDTLNNTITSFNEIHFDPTQKANKIEESFSDAFKKYPELKDTYDEIMVIHNNNLSTFVPTALFDENYLGSYLQYNTKVFETDFFTFDTISNYEMNAVYIPYVNINNFLIDNVGSFDYKHVNSILVEKILDASRNNDDKKMIVNFNPEHFEIIVVQNQKLLLFNSFEYQTPEDFIYYILFTAEQSNLNPEVFPLELLGTIEKNDPFYAIAYKYIRNVSFLDVSTLQEKNNFSVAQNQKHYILFQS
- a CDS encoding ATP-dependent RecD-like DNA helicase; this encodes MNSALFYGVLQRKFPFAPTYKQDIFFQKIAIFLTEPANDTIFVLKGYAGTGKTTVISTIVNNLGEINKKFVLLAPTGRAAKVIANYSNTPAFTIHKKIYFPKKSSGGGVAFTKQVNKHKNTIFIVDEASMISDSNSDSKLYDNGSLLDDLIQYVYSGTNCKMILLGDTAQLPPVNLDISPALDIQTLGIHYDKEVEHIELDEVMRQEENSGILYNATELRELLKESFITEFKFNVKKFKDIVRLTDGYDIQDAINTAYSNYSIEDTAFIVRSNKRANQYNEQIRTRILFKESELSVGDFLMVVKNNYFWLKETDEAGFIANGDIIEVLEMFGIKELYGFTFAKVKIRMVDYPDQKPFETVLLLDTIKSESPSLTYEESNRLYEEVMKDYEDESTKYKKFQKVKENEYFNGLQVKFSYAITCHKSQGGQWDTVFIEQPYLPNGIDRDYIRWLYTAMTRAKNKLYLIGFKDESFIE
- a CDS encoding TonB-dependent receptor domain-containing protein, coding for MTLKRKIYQDILNCPVKLKKAGFSLGFRVENSSIIGKFRDDALPLLDKKYTNFFPKAQFTFPIDSLKSISVNYAKSIRRPNYSSLSQGATYINPYFLYARNINLGPTIINEISTTFQYHDKSVKLGYTYAKDPVHNSFSFDDQKNIMTFQDINFDKSSGFTADFTLPFTHKFWTASNSLVFILEKIEDKSAAFLASKPYCYYSSNNEFKLPKEYSFVLNFWGLTKQYTGVFVTNPRFIVDMAVSKTFIKKWNCTLSCNNVFKNNIETEKFTINTVNSKARYVVDNHEISLTIKYSFGKVKETEFKEKNNDENQDRVR